ATTCGTTTTCGGACAATAAACGACTGAATACCGTACTGTCCTATTCGCTCAATCTCTTGGGAGGCAACATTTATTTCTGGAAACTCAAACACAATATTGCCCATCATACCTATACCAATATCGACGGTGAGGATCATGATATCGAGGTCAAATTCATGCGTATACACCATGATCAAAAATTAAAAAAACATCACCGCTATCAGCGCTTTTACTTTCCGCTGTTATACGGTATCTCCTATCTCGCCTGGATCTTTTATCAGGATTATGAAAAATACTTCCGTGGTCGTATGGGCAATGATAAGGAGCAGTTTCATTTTCCTGTCAGAGAACGTGTTATTTTTTGGGTAAGTAAGCTGATCCATTTTACGCTATTTGTGGTTGTTCCCGTTCTATTTGTCGGCTGGCTACCTACGCTAATTGGCCTATTGATCGCCGGTGTGGTGTGTGGAATGAGCTTAGCAACTGTATTCCAATTGGCCCATGTCGTTTCGGGAACGGAATTCAAGACCATAGAAGCCTCACGGGTGGATGAAGAATGGATGATTCATCAGATCCAGTCAACTGCTAACTTTGCTACCAAGAGCAAAGTATTGACCTGGTTGCTTGGAGGCCTTAATTTTCAGGTTGAGCATCACTTATTTCCAAAAATTAGCCATGTACACTATCCGGCGCTTAATCGCATTGTGAAACAAACATGCGAGGAGTATAAATTACAATATAACGAATTTAAAACATTCTGGGCTGCTTTCAGGTCGCATATAGGTGTTATTCATGCGATGTCCAGGTAAGCTGAACGGCATTTTATGATAAAGCTCCATTAGGAATAGGCAATAATTAAAGCTCCTTTTTCTGCACAGATACATTGTGCCAGAAAAGGAGCTTTGATACTATATCGAGATATTAATGATGTCTTCGCATCGCTTTTATGGCCAGCCCGGCGGCCATTCCACCGATGACATACCAGGATACGGTCATTATTTTTGTCCGTTCGGTCTTTTTTATCGGCTGGGTATCTAGTCCAGCCTGCTCCGGGATTGTCAATGTTGCCAGGCCCACCACTGTACCGAGCAAGGCTCCTCTGAGAATGATATGTTTGTCGCCGCCATATCCGATCATGGTATACAACATTGCGTTTGAGGCGATATCAGCACCAAAGGTAGCAGCCACCAGGGCATTTCCCTTTGGCGGTTCAAATCCTGCAGCACTTACCGTCTTTTTCATCGCTTCCTCGCCGACTTCATCAATTGCCGGCGCTTCTGTGTCAAATCTTTTTGCAACGCTATGGATTACATTGAGGATTACCGCTCCGATCAAGCCACCCAGCATATTTTTATTAAATACATTCATTGTTTTATGTGTTAATTTCTCTATGCCCTGCAAATTTGCTTACAGATTACATGGAGAACATCGGGCATCACAAAATAGTTCAGCTTGTTGCGATCTTTTTAACTGCTAAAAGTTTCTCGTTGATCTATCCGAATGATCTTGCTGCCTCCGCCTGAGCCTGTAAAATCCGAGTAGTAAGCGGTCATAAAAAAGTGCAACCAGTAATATGATCACAGGCAATAAAAGTGTCTTCCTCTCAAACCAGCCATATATAAATGCCCCCATTATACCGCCTAGGAAAAAACCAGCAATGATGATGATCTTGAGCAGGATACCTCTTTTTAAACGCTTTCGTTCATTTACTTTCTTATAGAAAATCGTTTGGGACAACTCAATTCCTAAGTCTGTAAACAATCCCGTTAAATGCGTCGTGCGAACAACCGACCCTGATATTTTGGTTACCAGCGCATTTTGCAATCCCATAGCAAGCAAAAGCGTACAGGATAGCCAAACAGAGGTGTTGGAACTGGGGATATTAAAAAGTGATACGAATGCAAGTAAAATAATTTCAATGCCGATGGGTATACTATACGAAAAATGCGCCGTTCCCCTGGATGTAAGTTCCATCGTCGTATTGGCTAAAAATGCACCTAATAGAAAGGAAATGACGTAAAGTATGCTCAGCAGGGCAAACAGGTAATTATTTCGATAAAGCTCCTCCGAAAAAAAAGCAAAGTGGCCAGTTACATTTGTTGTCAATGTTTTAAAGGAAAGTACTCCCACGATATTCACTATTCCGGCTACTATGGACAATAATGCAGCTAATTGCACATTATGGATATAATTTCGCCCCTTATCTCGATGCCTAAACATTATGCTGCTTTCACCTACTATTTTATTGTACTACCTTATTATATAAGGAATAAGTCCAATTTACCTTTTTTAATAACGAAATGCAATAAATAAGCAATCATATATTGAGAACGATACGTTTACTTAAGATTTTGCTATTCAATCCCTGATTATTTTATACTTTTGTGTGTATCCAATAATTAGCTAATTTTTTCAGAAACAAGCGCTATGCAGTTTAACTTCACCTTTGATTCCAGTCCTTTTAAGACCCTGATTGCTTTTCATAAGATTATCAAATCTTTTGAGGAAACGGCATTGTCCGAAGTTGAATTCCAGGCTACTTATGCTAAATCTTTGCTCAAAGAAATCGAAAAATATCCGGCACTTGTCGACGGTATCGAAAATAAAGCGGATTTACATCCCTATGAGCCTATTATCAAAGTACTTTTGGCGGATCTATTTCCAAGATCACTGACGAAAAATGAAATCAAGGCCATTACAATTCCGTTCTATTTATATACCTTCAATCATAGCGAACGTTTAGACAAGATCCTTCATGATGCCGGCGATCATTATGATTTTAGCTACCGCGATATCTCGCCGGATACCTATTATATTCTAAATTGCTGTATGATCATCAGCCAGTACTATGGTGTTAAAGTTGATGCGATGGATACGCCGATATTCCTGGATATTCCAGATAAAAATAACATTATGCATCATTACAGGGTGCTGTTCAATGCAGATTTTATGGATATTATTCCTACAGATCGCGCAGTGAAACTTTCCGAAGAAGACATCATTCAGCTGATTGACAATTTTTCGGATATCGCCCTCTGGAAATCTAAATTTCCTGAGCAGAGCTGGATACTGAAAGGATTTTCCATTATGACCCTTTTTGATGCGACGACGGAGAATGCTGTGTCAAGCTTCAAAAGTAACTTATTGCTCGAAGACAAGACGGTCCAGATGGAAGAAATTCAGGGTATTTTCAGATCTATTTACAAAATAGACGATCTGCGGATCGGATTGACCTCCTTTGAAAAAGTCAGGGAGGAGTTTAATTTGAGAATTGTCGAAAAACAGCTGTACAGCCATCTCCTCTACGATTCCACTATAGCCGAATGTGAGGAAATGCTCTGTAATGAAACATTGGAAAGCCTGCTAAGCAAAGAAGAACTTCTGGTTGTTCCAGACATTGATAAATTACCTACGACGGATCCAAAAAAAGCGTTTTTTATCAACAAACTGAAACAGCAGCATGTGAAGAGCTTTATCTTTGCCCCCCTGATACAGGACAACAAAGTGCTTGGCATATTGGAAATGTCCTCATCCAGGGTGCGCGCACTGAATTCGGTCAATGCGAATAAGCTCGATGTTGTCTTACCTTTTATCAAAGACAAAGTATCCAAGGCATTTTCTGAAACGGAAAATCAGATTGAGGCGATTATCCAAAAAGAATATACCTCAATTCATCCCAGTGTCAAATGGCGCTTTCAGGAAGAGGCGATCCATTACCTAAACGATAAAGCTTTTGGAAAGGATTATACGCTACAGGAAATCGTTTTTGAACATGTTTATCCACTCTATGGCCAGATTGATGTACAGGGCTCTTCAGAATCCAGAAATCAGGCGATTAAGCAGGATCTGATTCATCAGGCGACTGAATTGATCACGCTGTTTACCGCTATCAATCAGGAATACAAATTACCGCTGTTTGAGCAGAAAATCTTTGATCTGGAGCGAAACCTCGAGACACTTGACAAATCCTTATCAAACGATACCGAACAGGTTATTCTGGATCATTTTAATCTCGACGTACATCCCATTCTGGACAACTTTCGGAAAAACAATAAAAATAGTTCCATTGTC
The window above is part of the Sphingobacterium sp. ML3W genome. Proteins encoded here:
- a CDS encoding YoaK family protein, whose protein sequence is MFRHRDKGRNYIHNVQLAALLSIVAGIVNIVGVLSFKTLTTNVTGHFAFFSEELYRNNYLFALLSILYVISFLLGAFLANTTMELTSRGTAHFSYSIPIGIEIILLAFVSLFNIPSSNTSVWLSCTLLLAMGLQNALVTKISGSVVRTTHLTGLFTDLGIELSQTIFYKKVNERKRLKRGILLKIIIIAGFFLGGIMGAFIYGWFERKTLLLPVIILLVALFYDRLLLGFYRLRRRQQDHSDRSTRNF
- a CDS encoding acyl-CoA desaturase; amino-acid sequence: MSQSVKFDNVNTLFSKALKQKINHYFINSSKQKTGNRRIYLKASILLTTFILLYILLVFVPLHWSIAILLCVIFGANLAAIGFNIMHDAGHNSFSDNKRLNTVLSYSLNLLGGNIYFWKLKHNIAHHTYTNIDGEDHDIEVKFMRIHHDQKLKKHHRYQRFYFPLLYGISYLAWIFYQDYEKYFRGRMGNDKEQFHFPVRERVIFWVSKLIHFTLFVVVPVLFVGWLPTLIGLLIAGVVCGMSLATVFQLAHVVSGTEFKTIEASRVDEEWMIHQIQSTANFATKSKVLTWLLGGLNFQVEHHLFPKISHVHYPALNRIVKQTCEEYKLQYNEFKTFWAAFRSHIGVIHAMSR
- a CDS encoding GAF domain-containing protein, which codes for MQFNFTFDSSPFKTLIAFHKIIKSFEETALSEVEFQATYAKSLLKEIEKYPALVDGIENKADLHPYEPIIKVLLADLFPRSLTKNEIKAITIPFYLYTFNHSERLDKILHDAGDHYDFSYRDISPDTYYILNCCMIISQYYGVKVDAMDTPIFLDIPDKNNIMHHYRVLFNADFMDIIPTDRAVKLSEEDIIQLIDNFSDIALWKSKFPEQSWILKGFSIMTLFDATTENAVSSFKSNLLLEDKTVQMEEIQGIFRSIYKIDDLRIGLTSFEKVREEFNLRIVEKQLYSHLLYDSTIAECEEMLCNETLESLLSKEELLVVPDIDKLPTTDPKKAFFINKLKQQHVKSFIFAPLIQDNKVLGILEMSSSRVRALNSVNANKLDVVLPFIKDKVSKAFSETENQIEAIIQKEYTSIHPSVKWRFQEEAIHYLNDKAFGKDYTLQEIVFEHVYPLYGQIDVQGSSESRNQAIKQDLIHQATELITLFTAINQEYKLPLFEQKIFDLERNLETLDKSLSNDTEQVILDHFNLDVHPILDNFRKNNKNSSIVKAIDTYFDRINQAIGGLYEARQDYDNSITLINKKLVTILDEKQLEAQEYFPHYYERYKTDGIEHNMFIGASIAPDKIFELYYLKNLRLWQLQVMCEMESQFRVLQPELPHQLEVTSLILVFATPISIRFKMDEKQFDIDGSYNVRYEIAKKRIDKAKIKGSTERITQKGKLVIVYSYGHEETEYLGYINLLQHKGLLNDDIEKFEVEDLQGLIGLKAIRVGFRVQDNLLTD